In Methanobrevibacter sp., one DNA window encodes the following:
- a CDS encoding ABC transporter permease — MIQCSPIDPVRAYLGQRIVSQEQLAIMGEYWGTNLSLGERVMGWLSTLATGSMGFSLIYRVPVTEVIVQKFTASLTLMATSWVISGIFGFGLGVLAGAKEGTWIDKAIKTYSYILQSSPTFWIGLVLLMLFSVYLGWFPIGLSVPIGQLSDTVTFWQWLYRLILPAVTLSIVGIASLTMYTRDKLIQVKKSDYFLFAQARGESFWGIIKNHGIRNILLPAISIQFLSFNELFGGTILVEQVFAYPGIGQATVAAGLRSDVPLLLGIVIISAIFVFTGNLIADIIYKYVDPRLRGEDDE; from the coding sequence ATGATACAGTGTTCTCCTATTGACCCTGTAAGAGCTTATCTTGGTCAGCGAATTGTATCTCAAGAGCAATTGGCCATTATGGGTGAATATTGGGGAACAAATTTATCTTTAGGCGAAAGAGTAATGGGTTGGCTTTCAACTTTAGCTACTGGAAGCATGGGATTTTCATTGATTTATAGAGTCCCTGTAACAGAAGTTATCGTACAGAAATTTACAGCATCATTAACTCTTATGGCAACTTCATGGGTAATATCCGGAATATTCGGTTTCGGATTAGGTGTCCTTGCCGGTGCTAAGGAAGGCACTTGGATTGACAAGGCAATCAAAACCTACAGTTATATATTGCAATCCTCACCTACCTTCTGGATAGGATTGGTACTGCTGATGCTATTTTCAGTTTACTTGGGTTGGTTCCCAATAGGGCTTTCTGTACCTATTGGCCAATTGTCCGATACTGTAACATTCTGGCAATGGCTATACAGATTGATATTGCCTGCAGTGACTTTAAGTATTGTAGGAATCGCTTCCTTAACAATGTACACAAGAGACAAGCTTATTCAAGTAAAGAAAAGTGATTATTTCCTGTTCGCACAAGCTAGAGGTGAAAGCTTCTGGGGGATAATTAAAAACCACGGAATAAGAAATATCTTGCTTCCGGCCATTTCCATCCAATTCCTGTCATTCAATGAATTGTTCGGTGGAACCATTCTTGTGGAACAGGTATTTGCATATCCTGGAATCGGACAGGCAACTGTCGCTGCTGGTCTAAGGTCAGATGTTCCATTATTGCTGGGTATTGTGATTATTAGTGCAATCTTTGTATTTACTGGAAACCTCATTGCAGATATAATCTATAAATATGTCGATCCAAGATTAAGAGGTGAGGATGATGAGTGA